The Heterodontus francisci isolate sHetFra1 chromosome 12, sHetFra1.hap1, whole genome shotgun sequence genome includes the window TGGAGGGAGCCACTGATCAGCCGGATGAGAGACCGGATGAATTTAATAACCTGCAGCCTGCAGCAAGCACTCATTCTCAGACCAGGCCAGGTCAAAGGAACAGCTCAGAAAACTGCACGCAAAACTTCGTTTATCTGAGGCGCTGCCGCTGAATAACTCCGCTACCTCCACGATCGGAATGGACCGGCACGGTGTCCGAGATCTCTTCGATCTGTCTGCAAATAAAATCCAGAAGCGAACAAGATTGTCAGATCTCAGTTCTGCTCCAAgtgcagagctcagtgctgctccctgttcggagctcagtgctgctccctcttcagagctcagttctgcttcttgttcagagctcagttctgctcccagttaagagctcagttctgctcccagttaagagctcagttctgctcccagttaagagctcagttctgctcccagttaagagctcagttctactccaagttcagagctcagttctgcttcttgttcagtgCTCAATTCTGCTcctagttcagagctcagttctgctccctgttcagagctcagttctgcttcttgttcagagctcagttctgctccctgttcagagctcagttctgctcccagttcagagctcggtgctgctccctgttcagagctcagttcagctccctgttcagagctcagttctgctcccagttcagagctcagttctgcttcttgttcagagatcagttctgcttcttgttcagagctcagttctgctccctgttcagagctcagttctgcttcttgttcagagatcagttctgcttcttgttcagagctcagttctgctccctgttcagagctcagttctgctcccagttcagagctcagttctgctcccagttcagagctcagttctgcttcttgttcagagctcagttctgcttcttgttcagagctcagttctgcttcttgttcagatCTCAGTTCTGcttccagttcagagctcagttctgcttcttgttcagagctcagttctgctcccagttcagagctcagtgctgctccctgttcggagctcagtttgctcccagttcagagctcagttctgctcccagttcagagctcagttctgctccctgttcagagctcagttctgctcccagttcagagctcagtgctgctccctgttcagagctcagttctgctccctgttcagagctcagttctgctcccagttcagagctcagttctgctcccagttcagagctcagttcaagtCCCagctcagagctcagtgctgctccctgttcagagctcagtgctgctccctgttcagagctcagtgctgctccctgttcagagctcagttctactcccagctcagagctcagtgctgctccctgttcagagctcagtgctgctccctgttcagagctcagttctgctccctgttcagagctcagttctgctcccagttcagagctcagtgctgctccctgttcagagctcagttctgctccctgttcagagctcagttctgctcccagttcagagctcagttctgctcccagttcagagctcagtacatctcccagttcagagctcagttctactcccagctcagagctcagtgctgctccctgttcagagctcagtacatctcccagttcagagctcagtgctgctcccagttcagtgctcagtgctgctccctgttcagagctcagtacatctcccagttcagagctcagtgctgctcccagttcagtgcTCAGTTCTGCtctcagttcagagctcagttctgctccctgttcaaagctcagttaggcacccagttcagagctcagttctgctcccagttcagagctcagttctgctcgctgttcagagctcagttctgctcccagttcagagctcagtgctgctccctgttcagagctcagttctgctccctgttcagagctcagttctgctcccagttcagagctcagttctgctcccagttcagagctcagttctgctcccagttcagagctcagttctgctcccagttcagagctcagtgctgctccctcttcagagctcagttctgcttcttgttcagagctcaattctgctcccagttaagagctcagttctgctcccagttcagagctcagtgctgctcccagttcagagctcagttctgctcccacttcagagctcagttctgctcccagttcagagcgcaGTGCTGCTCCctcttcagagctcagttctgctcccagttcagagctcagttctgcttccagttcagagctcagtgctgctcccagttcagagctcagttctgctcccagttcagagctcagtgctgctcccagttcagagctcagttctgcttctttgtcagagctcagttctgcttcttgttcagatctcagttctgcttcttgttcagatctcagttctgctcccagttcagagctcagtgctgctcccagttcagagctcagttctgctcccagttcagagctcagtgctgctcccagttcagagctcagttctgcttctttgtcagagctcagttctgcttcttgttcagatctcagttctgcttcttgttcagatctcagttctgctccctgttcagagctcagttctactcccggttcagagctcagttctgctcccagttcagagctcagttctgctccctgttcagagctcagttctgcttcttgttcagagctcaattctgctcccagttcagagctcagttctgctcccagttcagagctcagtgctgctccctgttcggagctcagtttgctcccagttcagagctcagttctgctcccagttcagagctcagttctgctccctgttcagagctcagttctgctcccagttcagagctcagtgctgctccctgttcagagctcagttctgccccctgttcagagctcagttctgctcccagttcggaGCTCAgtttgctcccagttcagagctcagttctgctcccagttcagagctcagtgctgctccctgttcggagctcagtttgctcccagttcagagctcagttctgccccctgttcagagctcagtgctgctccctgttcggagctcagtttgctcccagttcagagctcagttctgctcccagttcagagctcagttctgctccctgttcagagctcagttctgctcccagttcagagctcagtgctgctccctgttcagagctcagttctgccccctgttcagagctcagttctgctcccagttcagagctcagttctgctcccagttcagagctcagtgctgctccctgttcagagctcagttctgctcccagttcagagctcagctctgctcccagttcagagctcagtgctgctccctgttcggagctcagtttgctcccagttcagagctcagttctgccccctgttcagagctcagtgctgctccctgttcggagctcagtttgctcccagttcagagctcagttctgctcccagttcagagctcagttctgctccctgttcagagctcagttctgctcccagttcagagctcagtgctgctccctgttcagagctcagttctgccccctgttcagagctcagttctgctcccagttcagagctcagttctgctcccagttcagagctcagtgctgctccctgttcagagctcagttctgctcccagttcagagctcagttctgctcccagttcagagctcagtgctgctccctgttcagagctcagtacaTCTCCCAGTTctgagctcagttctactcccagcTCAGAGCTCAGTAcatctcccagttcagagctcagtgctgctcccagttcagagctcggtgctgctccctgttcagagctcagtacatctcccagttcagagctcagtgctgctcccagttcagtgcTCAGTTCTGCTCTCAGTTCAGAGcttagttctgctccctgttcagagctcagttaggcacccagttcagagctcagttctgctcccagttcagacctCAGTTCTGCtcgctgttcagagctcagttctgctcccagttcagagctcagtgctgctccctgttcagagctcagttctgctccctgttcagagctcagttctgctcccagttcagagctcagttctgctcccagttcagagctcagttctactcccagttcagagctcagttctgctcccagttcagagctcagttctgctccctgttcagagctcagtgctgctcccagttcagagctcaatgctgctcccagttcagagctcagtgttgctcccagttcaGAGGTCAGTTtctctcccagttcagagctcagttctgctccctattcagagctcagtgctgctcccagttcagagctcagttctgctcccagttcagagctcagttctgcttcttgttcagagctcagttctgcttcttgttcagatctcagttctgctcccagttcagagctcagttctgcttcttgttcagagctcaattctgctcccagctcagagctcagttctgctccaagttcagagctcagtgctgctcccagttcagaactcagtgctgctccaagttcagagctcagttctgctcccagttcagagctcagttctgctcccagttcagagctcagttctgcttcttgttcagagctcagttctgcttcttgttcagatCTCAGTTCTgcccccagttcagagctcagttctgctcccagttcagagctcagttctgcttcttgttcagagctcagttctgctcccgaaCAGAACTagtgctcagttctgctcccagttcagagctcagttctgctcccagttgagagctcagttctgcttcttggtcagagctcagttctgctcccagttcagagctcagtgctgctccctgttcagagctcagttctgctcccagttcagagctcagtgctgctccctgttcggagctcagtttgctcccagttcagagctcagttctgctcccagttcagagctcagttctgcttgctgttcagagctcagttctgctcccagttcagagctcagttctgctcccagttcagagctcagtgctgctccctgttcagagctcagttctgctccctgttcagagctcagttctgctccaagttcagagctcagttctgcttcttgttcagagctcagttctgctcccagttcagagctcagttctgctccctgttcagagctcagttctgctccaagttcagagctcagttctgctcccagttcagagctcagtgctgctccctgttcagagctcagtacatctcccagttcagagctcagtgctgctccctgttcagagctcagttctgctccctgttcagagctcagttctgctccaagTTCAGAGCTCAGTAcatctcccagttcagagctcagttcggctccctgttcagagctcagttctgctccatgttcagagctcagttctgctccctgttcagagctcagttctgctcccagttcagagctcagttctgctccaagttcagagctcagttctgctccctgttcagagctcagtacatctcccagttcagagctcagttctgctcccagttcagagctcagtgctgctccctgttcagagctcagttctgctccctgttcagagctcagttctgctcccagttcagagctcagttctgctccaagttcagagctcagttctgctcccagttcagagctcagttctgctccaagttcagagctcagttctgctccctgttcagagctcagtgctgctccctgttcagagctcagttctgctccctgttcagagctcagttctgctcccagttcagagctcagttctgctcccagttcagagctcagtgctgctccctgttcagagctcagttctgctccctgttcagagctcagttctgctccaagttcagagctcagttctgctccaagttcagagctcagttctgctccctgttcagagctcagttctgctccctgttcagagctcagttctgctcccagttcagagctcagttctgctccctgttcagagctcagttctgctcccagttcagagctcagttctgctcccagttcagagctcagtgctgctccctgttcagagctcagtacatctcccagttcagagctcagtgctgctccctgttcagagctcagttctgctccctgttcagagctcagttctgctccaagTTCAGAGCTCAGTAcatctcccagttcagagctcagttctgctcccagttcagagctcagttctgctccaagttcagagctcagttctgctccctgttcagagctcagtacatctcccagttcagagctcagttctgctcccagttcagagctcagttctgctccctgttcagagctcagtgctgctccctgttcagagctcagttctgctccctgttcagagctcagttctgctccctgttcagagctcagtgctgctccctgttcagagctcagttctgctccctgttcagagctcagttctgctcccagttcagagctcagttctgctccaagttcagagctcagttctgctcccagttcagagctcagttctgctccaagttcagagctcagttctgctccctgttcagagctcagttctgctcccagttcagagctcagttctgctcccagttcagagctcagttctgctcccagttcagagctcagttctgctccaagttcagagctcagttctgctccctgttcagagctcagtgctgctccctgttcagagctcagttctgctccctgttcagagctcagttctgctcccagttcagagctcagttctgctcccagttcagagctcagtgctgctccctgttcagagctcagtgctgctccctgttcagagctcagtacatctcccagttcagagctcagttctactcccagctcagagctcagtgctgctccctgttcagagctcagtacatctcccagttcagagctcagtgctgctcccagttcagtgctcagtgctgctccctgttcagagctcagtacatctcccagttcagagctcagtgctgctcgcaGTTCagtgctcagttctgctccctgttcagagctcagttaggcacccagttcagagctcagtattGCTCCcatttcagagctcagttctgctccctgttcagagctcagttctgctcccagttcagagctcagtattGCTCCcatttcagagctcagttctgctccctgttcagagctcagttctgctcccagttcagagctcagtattGCTCCcatttcagagctcagttctgctcccagttcagagctcagttctgctccctgttcagagctcagtgctgctcccagttcagagctcagttctgctccctgttcagagctcagttctgctccctgttcagagctcagtgctgctccctgttcagagctcagttctgctcccagttcagagctcagttctgctccctgttcagagctcagtgcttctcccagttcagagctcagatcTGCtctcagttcagagctcagttctgctccctgttcagagctcagttctgctcccagttcagagctcagttctgctcccagttcagagctcagttctgctccctgttcagagctcagtgctgctcccagttcagagctcagtgctgctcccagttcagagctcagtttctctcccagttcagagctcagttctgctccctattcagagctcagtgctgctcccagttcagagctcagttctgcactCAATttggagctcagtgctgctcctcgATCAGAGCTCAGTCCTGCTCcctattcagagctcagtgctgcaccCAGTACAGAGCTCAGTTCTGCACCCAATTCATAGCTCAGTTCTgcaccctgttcagaactcagttctgctccctattcagagctcagtgctgctcccagttcagagctcagttctgcaccCAGTttggagctcagtgctgctcctcgTTCCGAGCTCAGTGCTGCACCCAGTACAGAGCTCAGTTCTGCAcccaattcagagctcagttctgcaccctgttcagaactcagttctgctccctgttcagagatcAGTGGTGCTGCTAATTcacagctcagttctgctccctgttcagagctcagtgctgctcccagttcagagctcagttctgctccctgttcagagctcagtgctgctcccagttcagagctcagtgctgctcccagttcagagctcactgCTGCTCcacgttcagagctcagttctgctccgaggtcagagctcagtgctgctcccagttcagagctcaatgCTGCTCcacgttcagagctcagttctgctcccatttcagagctcagtgctgctcccagttcagagctcagtttctctcccagttcagagctctgtgctgttcccagttcagagctcagttctgctctctgttcagagcccagttctgctccctgttcagagctcagtgctgctcctcgttcagagctcagtttctctcccagttcagagctcagtgctgttcccagttcaaagctcagttctcctctctgttcagagctcagttctgctcctagTTCAGAGCTCGGTTATGCACCCAGTTCAGAGCTAGGGGCTGCTCCCTGTTCAGGGCTCAGTTCTGCTCCTACCTCAGAGCCCAGTTAGgcacccagttcagagctcagttcttctcccagttcagagctcggtTATGCACCCAGTTCAGAGCTAggggctgctcccagttcagagctcagttctgctcccagttcagaactcagtgctgctcccagttcagaactCAGTGCTGCTCCTGGTTCAGAGctgagttctgctcccagttcagaactcagtgctgctcctggttcagagctcagttctgctcccagttcagagctcagtgttgCTGTTGATTCACAGCtctgttctgctccctgttcagagctcagttctgctccctgttcagagctcagttctgctcccagttcagaactcagtgctgctcctggttcagagctcagttctgctcccagttcagagctcagtgctgctgttGATTCACAGCtctgttctgctccctgttcagagctcagtgctgctcccggctcagagctcagtgctgctcccagtgcagagctcagtttctctcccagttcagagctcagttctgctccctgttcagagctcagtttctctcccagttcagagctcagttctgctccctgttcagagctcagtttctctcccagttcagagctcagtgcttttcccagttcaaagctcagttctgctctctgttcagagctcagttctgctcccagttcagagctcagtgctgttcccagttcaaagctcagttctgctccctgttgagAGCTCTgtactgctcccagttcagagctcagtgctgttcccagttcaaagctcagttctgctctctgttcagaaatcagttctgctccctgttcagaactcagttctgctccctgttcagagctcagttctgctcactgttcagagctcagttctgttcccagttcagagctcagtgctgctcctagttcagagctcagtttctctcccagttcagagctctgtGCTGTTCCCAGTTCTAAGCTCAGT containing:
- the LOC137376093 gene encoding uncharacterized protein — encoded protein: MGAELSSERGAALSSELGAALSSDLGAELSSERGAAVSSELGAALSSELGAALSSEQGAELSSELGAALSSEQGAELSCELAAPLISEQGAELSSEQGAELSSELGAELSSVLGAALSSERGAALSSKLGAELSSELGAALSSE